Proteins co-encoded in one Salarias fasciatus chromosome 4, fSalaFa1.1, whole genome shotgun sequence genomic window:
- the grapa gene encoding GRB2 related adaptor protein a, whose product MEAVALYTFRATESDELSFNKGDLLKITNMEDDPNWYTAELHNRKGFVPKNYINLRPHAWFAGRISRGVAESRLRHRECGAFLVRESESAPGEFSMSVSYGDHVQHFKVLQDRCSQYYVWDEAFSSLNELVEFYHSNSIAKERTVFLRDPEHFARRPHHAHALFDFTPHHPSQLRFLRGDVIELIDCSDSLRWRGRCHGRVGCFPPEYVQPIYQCQ is encoded by the exons ATGGAAGCAGTGGCACTGTATACGTTTCGTGCCACGGAGAGCGATGAACTCAGTTTCAACAAGGGAGACTTGCTCAAG atcacaaacatggaggatgatCCCAACTGGTACACGGCTGAACTCCACAACAGGAAGGGCTTCGTGCCGAAAAACTACATCAACCTGCGGCCGCACGC CTGGTTTGCCGGTCGTATATCTCGTGGCGTGGCAGAGAGTCGACTAAGACACCGAGAATGTGGAGCGTTCCTTGTCCGGGAGAGCGAGAGCGCTCCTGGAGAGTTTTCCATGTCCGTCAG CTACGGGGACCACGTTCAGCACTTCAAAGTGCTGCAGGACCGCTGCAGTCAGTACTACGTGTGGGACGAGGCCTTCTCCTCTCTCAACGAGCTGGTGGAGTTTTACCACAGCAACAGTATCGCAAAGGAGAGGACGGTTTTCCTGAGAGACCCGGAGCACTTCGCCAGG CGCCCCCATCATGCCCACGCTCTCTTCGACTTCACGCCCCACCACCCGTCCCAGCTACGCTTCCTGCGCGGGGACGTCATTGAACTCATTGACTGCTCTGATTCGCTGCGCTGGAGGGGCCGTTGCCATGGACGCGTGGGCTGCTTCCCCCCAGAATACGTGCAGCCCATTTACCAATGTCAATGA